The genomic stretch GGGTATTGATATGGATCTGTGATCCAATAAGTAAGTGGATCgagtttggatttttcaaaatcCGATCCAATCCGACCCATTGTCATCCCTACTTGAAATGGAACTAATTACAAAATCAGGTAATGTCTCAACCCAAACCTAACATAGTTACATAAATACATAAATATTTTCCTAATCTAATTTGTGTTTGATTCTACCCTAATGGACTCTACAAATAAAAGggtaattaaatcaaattttcaataACAGCTGACGTTATTTACCTAGTGAAAAAATCATGGCTAGGCCTAAAAAAACACGAAAGATAAACCATGGGGTTAATCGAACAAGAATGGACGATCTCGATGACCATATGCTTACTCAAATACTACTCAGACTTCCCAATTGTAAAACGGTACTAGCATGCAGTCCTGTGAACAAGCGTTGGTATTCTTTAATCTCCGACCCCAACTTTTCGGACCAGTTCGCTGACCACAAGAAGAAAACAACCACCCTTTTGAAGGGCTCGGGTTCTGATCATGAAGATGATGAGCCACCGTGGACCTTCATTACAAACTTGCGGTTCATGATCAGAAAATTCACATTTGGGTCGCAAAAATTGTTTCTGCCTTGTAATACTTCCCCTCCAGTGGCCACATTCAAGGACTTGGTGTTAACCTGTCAACTAGGTGGCCTAGTTTACTACATTACCAATCCATTAACCAAGCAATCGGTCGCTCTGCCACCGTGCCCTGCTGATAAGCATCAACGGAGACGGATAACGACTTTTTTGATATGCCAACCATCTTCTAACCACAATCAGGATTATAAGTTTAGAGTTGGGGAGATTCGAAATTTCCGTAAGGAACATAGTCTAGACACATGCTATTTGGTCGTTTATTGTTCGGAGATTGATG from Silene latifolia isolate original U9 population chromosome 2, ASM4854445v1, whole genome shotgun sequence encodes the following:
- the LOC141632796 gene encoding uncharacterized protein LOC141632796, whose product is MDDLDDHMLTQILLRLPNCKTVLACSPVNKRWYSLISDPNFSDQFADHKKKTTTLLKGSGSDHEDDEPPWTFITNLRFMIRKFTFGSQKLFLPCNTSPPVATFKDLVLTCQLGGLVYYITNPLTKQSVALPPCPADKHQRRRITTFLICQPSSNHNQDYKFRVGEIRNFRKEHSLDTCYLVVYCSEIDEWKEINLRVPKEARPHRLWNTEPEIVVCNGIIYFKSGLCLVALDPFDVNVACGTTLEARVMPPLPRFWVFARILGTIASRAHSLVVVPKRWDGY